Proteins encoded together in one Streptomyces sp. NBC_01216 window:
- a CDS encoding AraC family transcriptional regulator: MDALAGLLDGPRVRGAFLLRMVMEPPWSVSVEDRAPLCLMCVTEGEAWIMPDRGEPLLLRPGDIAIARGPEPYTVAHDPQAPPTAMIGPGGVCTTLSGASLSESMHLGVRTWGNALDGGSTLLVGTYPMDGEVGRRLLDALPSLLHLPADAWRCPLVPFLDEEIARDEPGQSVVLDRILDLLLIAAVRAWFARPGARPPAWYNAMADPVVGRALRLLHGDPARPWTVASLAAGAGVSRAALARRFTELVGEPPMAYLTGWRLARAADLLRETDATVESVARQVGYSSAFALSASFKRVRGVSPQEHRTRA; this comes from the coding sequence ATGGACGCTCTCGCCGGACTACTCGACGGGCCCCGGGTCAGGGGCGCCTTCCTGCTCCGGATGGTCATGGAGCCGCCGTGGTCCGTCAGCGTCGAGGACCGTGCTCCGCTCTGCCTGATGTGCGTGACCGAGGGAGAGGCATGGATCATGCCCGACCGGGGCGAACCGTTGCTGCTGCGCCCCGGTGACATCGCCATCGCCCGGGGTCCGGAGCCGTACACCGTCGCTCACGACCCGCAGGCCCCGCCGACCGCGATGATCGGGCCCGGCGGTGTCTGCACCACCCTGAGCGGTGCGTCGCTCTCCGAGTCCATGCACCTCGGCGTACGGACCTGGGGCAACGCCCTCGACGGCGGCAGCACCCTCCTCGTCGGCACGTACCCCATGGACGGCGAGGTGGGCCGCAGGCTCCTCGACGCGCTGCCATCCCTGCTGCACCTGCCGGCGGACGCGTGGAGGTGCCCGTTGGTGCCCTTCCTGGACGAGGAGATCGCCCGCGACGAACCCGGCCAGAGCGTCGTCCTCGACCGCATCCTCGACCTGCTCCTGATCGCCGCCGTGCGCGCCTGGTTCGCGCGCCCCGGTGCTCGCCCGCCCGCCTGGTACAACGCCATGGCCGACCCCGTCGTCGGCCGCGCCCTGCGCCTGCTCCACGGGGACCCGGCCCGTCCGTGGACCGTCGCCTCGCTCGCGGCCGGGGCGGGGGTGTCACGGGCCGCGCTCGCCCGCCGCTTCACCGAGCTGGTGGGTGAACCGCCCATGGCGTACCTCACCGGCTGGCGTCTCGCACGCGCCGCCGACCTCCTGCGGGAGACGGACGCCACGGTCGAGTCCGTGGCCCGGCAGGTCGGCTACAGCAGCGCTTTCGCGCTCAGTGCCTCCTTCAAGCGGGTACGCGGTGTCAGTCCGCAGGAGCACCGCACGCGGGCATGA